A region from the Vicia villosa cultivar HV-30 ecotype Madison, WI linkage group LG3, Vvil1.0, whole genome shotgun sequence genome encodes:
- the LOC131660143 gene encoding sucrose transport protein SUC4-like produces MPNPESSRQSNRRSKTRPSSSKPRPKDRVPLTKLLRVASVAGGIQFGWALQLSLLTPYVQQLGIPHAWASIIWLCGPLSGLIVQPLVGHLSDRCASRFGRRRPFILGGAISIALSVLIIGHAADLGWRFGDTSDHRPSAVAFFVFGFWILDVANNVTQGPCRALLGDLTGKDHRRTRVANAYFSLFMAIGNVLGYATGAYSSWYKVFPFTLTPACNISCANLKSAFFLDIVFMIVTTYISITAANEVPLGSSGAPDAEAAEESGGSAEEAFLWELFGTFKYFSKPIWIVLSVTALTWVGWFPFLLFDTDWMGREIYGGEPNEGTNYDSGVRMGALGLLLNSVVLGVTSLLMEKLCRKRGAGFVWGIANILMAVCFVAMLVVTYVAKNIGYLGKDLPPTSIVIGALAIFTVLGFPLAITYSVPYALISTHIQPLGLGQGLSMGVLNLAIVFPQMVVSLGSGPWDQLFGGGNSPAFAVAAIAALVSGVLAVFAIPQTGSQKPRNPV; encoded by the exons ATGCCGAATCCAGAGTCCTCCCGTCAATCCAATCGCCGTTCCAAAACTCGACCCTCGTCTTCCAAGCCTCGCCCCAAAGACAGAGTTCCGCTCACCAAGCTACTCCGAGTGGCGTCGGTTGCCGGTGGGATTCAGTTCGGATGGGCTTTGCAGTTGTCTCTTCTAACCCCCTATGTGCAGCAGCTCGGGATTCCGCATGCGTGGGCGAGTATTATATGGCTGTGTGGGCCGCTTTCCGGGCTTATTGTTCAGCCGTTGGTTGGGCATTTGAGTGATCGGTGTGCCAGTCGATTTGGGAGGAGGAGGCCGTTTATTTTAGGCGGAGCTATTTCGATTGCGTTGTCTGTGCTTATTATTGGTCATGCTGCGGATTTGGGATGGAGGTTTGGTGATACGAGTGATCATCGGCCTAGCGCGGTCGCGTTTTTCGTGTTCGGGTTTTGGATTTTGGATGTTGCTAATAATGTTACTCAAGGCCCTTGTAGAGCTTTGCTCGGTGATCTGACCG GTAAGGATCATCGAAGGACACGGGTCGCAAATGCTTATTTTTCCCTATTTATGGCTATTGGTAACGTTCTTGGATATGCAACTGGAGCATATAGTAGTTGGTACAAGGTCTTTCCTTTCACACTTACCCCTGCATGCAATATTAGCTGTGCAAATCTCAAGTCTGCTTTCTTTCTGGACATTGTTTTCATGATTGTCACCACCTATATCAGTATCACAGCAGCTAATGAAGTGCCTCTAGGATCAAGTGGGGCACCCGATGCGGAAGCAGCAGAGGAGTCCGGTGGTAGTGCGGAAGAAGCTTTTTTGTGGGAACTATTTGGGacattcaaatatttttcaaagccTATATGGATAGTATTATCTGTTACTGCTCTAACATGGGTTGGGTGGTTTCCCTTTCTTCTATTTGATACTGATTGGATGGGCCGAGAAATTTATGGCGGTGAGCCAAATGAAGGCACTAATTATGATTCCGGAGTTAGAATGGGGGCACTTGGTTTATTGCTTAATTCAGTTGTTCTTGGAGTAACATCATTACTCATGGAGAAGCTATGCAGGAAGCGGGGGGCTGGATTTGTGTGGGGAATCGCAAATATCCTAATGGCTGTCTGCTTTGTAGCAATGCTTGTAGTAACCTATGTGGCAAAAAACATTGGTTATTTAGGCAAAGACCTACCACCCACTAGCATCGTGATAGGTGCACTGGCAATCTTTACCGTTCTCGGGTTTCCATTGGCT ATCACTTACAGTGTTCCATATGCCTTAATTTCTACACATATTCAGCCATTGGGGCTCGGCCAAG GATTGTCAATGGGAGTCCTAAATCTTGCAATAGTGTTCCCACAG ATGGTAGTGTCCTTAGGAAGTGGACCATGGGATCAGTTATTTGGCGGAGGAAACTCTCCGGCGTTTGCCGTGGCAGCTATTGCAGCTCTTGTCAGTGGAGTCTTAGCTGTCTTTGCTATTCCCCAAACTGGTTCTCAAAAGCCTAGAAACCCAGTATGA